One window of the Halarcobacter mediterraneus genome contains the following:
- the purT gene encoding formate-dependent phosphoribosylglycinamide formyltransferase, whose translation MNFTAPLKADSIKVMLLGSGELGKEVIIEAQRLGIETIAVDSYNNAPAQLVANKAYTINMKNKNEILDVIRREKPDYILPEVEAINIDALFTAQEEGYHVIPNADAVNKTMNRKNIREFAAVELKLPTSKYEFVTTFEGLEKAAANIGFPCVIKPVMSSSGHGQSIARSETDLQNSWELAKEARGDASELIVEEFITFDYEITMLTVRNGKQTVFCEPIGHIQEDGDYIFSWQPMNMSEEAKIKSQEVAQKITDGLGGRGIFGVELFVKGDEVYFSEVSPRPHDTGMVTMITQSQSEFALHIRAVLGLPLDFIDYGAGASAAYKAKGDSFNPSIEIKDEAFTKTSYARVFGKPQSHKGRRMAIALTFDKDNSDKALQQAKELIENYSDK comes from the coding sequence ATGAATTTTACAGCACCTTTAAAAGCAGATTCTATAAAAGTTATGCTTCTTGGAAGTGGAGAGTTAGGGAAAGAGGTTATTATTGAAGCACAAAGATTAGGGATTGAAACTATTGCAGTTGATTCTTATAATAATGCTCCTGCACAATTAGTTGCAAATAAAGCATATACAATTAATATGAAAAATAAAAATGAGATTTTAGATGTAATTAGAAGAGAAAAACCTGATTATATTTTACCTGAAGTAGAAGCTATTAATATTGATGCTTTATTTACAGCCCAAGAAGAAGGTTACCATGTAATTCCTAATGCAGATGCAGTAAATAAAACTATGAATAGAAAAAATATTAGAGAATTTGCAGCTGTTGAACTTAAACTTCCTACTTCTAAATATGAATTTGTAACCACTTTTGAAGGTTTAGAAAAAGCAGCAGCAAATATTGGTTTCCCTTGTGTAATTAAGCCAGTTATGAGTTCTTCTGGCCATGGACAAAGTATTGCAAGAAGTGAAACTGATCTACAAAACTCTTGGGAACTTGCAAAGGAAGCTAGAGGTGATGCAAGTGAGTTAATCGTAGAAGAGTTTATCACTTTTGATTATGAAATCACCATGTTAACAGTTAGAAATGGGAAACAAACTGTATTTTGTGAACCAATTGGACATATACAAGAAGATGGTGACTATATTTTCTCATGGCAACCAATGAATATGAGTGAAGAGGCGAAAATAAAATCTCAAGAAGTTGCACAAAAAATCACTGATGGTTTAGGTGGAAGAGGTATTTTTGGTGTTGAACTATTTGTAAAAGGTGATGAAGTTTATTTTTCTGAAGTAAGTCCAAGACCACATGATACAGGTATGGTAACTATGATTACCCAATCTCAAAGTGAGTTTGCACTTCACATTAGAGCAGTCCTTGGATTACCTTTAGATTTCATTGATTATGGAGCAGGAGCAAGTGCTGCATACAAGGCTAAAGGAGATAGCTTTAATCCTAGTATAGAAATAAAAGATGAAGCCTTTACTAAAACTTCTTATGCAAGAGTGTTTGGGAAACCTCAAAGTCATAAAGGAAGAAGAATGGCAATTGCTTTAACATTTGATAAAGATAATAGTGATAAGGCATTACAACAAGCAAAAGAATTAATTGAAAATTATAGTGATAAATAA
- the dapF gene encoding diaminopimelate epimerase: MTYTKYSASGNDFIIFHTFVEQDFSNKAIELCNRTEGIGADGLVALVPSNEADFKWLFYNSDGSVASMCGNATRAVAHYAYTNGLAQEKMKFLTKAGIIESSVENNIVETQMTEPKVIKEAFEEEGRTWYLIDTGVPHLVTIVDDLEKYDHDLSAKMRYKYNANVNFVKTEDKKLFVRTYERGVEGETKACGTGMVACFLRCLDLNLVDEKTLVYPKSMEELTISKINKKIYFKGAIKKIFTTSIG; the protein is encoded by the coding sequence ATGACATATACAAAATACTCTGCAAGTGGAAATGACTTTATAATCTTTCACACTTTTGTTGAACAAGATTTTTCTAACAAAGCAATTGAATTATGTAATAGAACAGAAGGAATTGGTGCTGATGGTTTAGTGGCACTAGTTCCTAGTAATGAAGCAGATTTCAAATGGTTATTTTACAATAGTGATGGAAGTGTTGCTTCAATGTGTGGAAATGCTACAAGAGCAGTTGCACATTATGCCTATACAAATGGTCTAGCTCAAGAAAAAATGAAATTTCTAACAAAAGCTGGAATTATTGAATCATCAGTTGAAAACAATATAGTGGAAACACAAATGACTGAGCCTAAAGTTATCAAAGAAGCTTTTGAAGAAGAAGGACGTACTTGGTACTTAATAGATACAGGAGTTCCCCATTTAGTCACAATAGTTGATGATTTAGAAAAATATGATCATGATTTAAGTGCAAAAATGAGATATAAATATAATGCAAATGTAAATTTTGTGAAAACTGAAGATAAAAAACTTTTTGTAAGAACCTATGAAAGGGGTGTAGAAGGAGAGACTAAAGCTTGTGGAACAGGTATGGTTGCTTGTTTTTTAAGATGTCTTGATTTAAATCTTGTTGATGAAAAAACATTAGTTTATCCAAAAAGTATGGAAGAACTTACCATCTCTAAAATTAATAAAAAAATCTATTTTAAAGGTGCAATAAAAAAGATTTTTACTACATCTATAGGATAG
- a CDS encoding DODA-type extradiol aromatic ring-opening family dioxygenase — MKSTTFPSLFISHGAPNIVLQNTQSNKNINSFSKTLKKPKYIIIFSSHYLTKDLKIINYTTKDLMYDFYGFERELYEYKYDISSNKDISLKVFNHLKENGINVSIDALRTSFDHGVWTCLALMYEKIDIPIIQLSLPYSYSYEELIHLGEIIKELKDEAMIIGSGGITHNLRGISHSNEIKKYAKEFNEIVIKTIEEADENSLINITKEKSFYQNHPSSEHFIPLYIIYGSAYNKKGISFNSEFMYSNISMESFAFDKGN, encoded by the coding sequence ATGAAAAGTACTACCTTTCCTTCATTATTTATTTCACATGGTGCACCAAATATTGTATTACAAAATACTCAAAGTAATAAAAATATTAATTCTTTTTCAAAAACATTAAAGAAACCAAAATATATTATTATTTTTTCTTCTCATTATTTAACTAAAGACTTAAAAATTATAAACTACACAACAAAAGATTTAATGTATGATTTTTATGGTTTTGAAAGAGAGTTATACGAATATAAATATGATATATCAAGTAATAAAGATATATCATTAAAAGTTTTTAATCACTTAAAAGAAAATGGTATTAATGTGTCAATTGATGCTCTAAGAACAAGTTTTGACCATGGAGTTTGGACTTGTTTAGCTCTTATGTATGAAAAAATAGATATTCCTATTATTCAACTTTCATTGCCTTATTCATACTCTTATGAAGAATTAATCCATTTAGGAGAAATTATAAAAGAATTAAAAGATGAAGCTATGATTATTGGTAGTGGAGGAATTACCCATAACTTAAGAGGCATCTCCCATAGTAATGAAATAAAAAAATATGCTAAAGAATTTAATGAAATTGTTATTAAGACTATAGAAGAAGCAGATGAAAATAGTCTTATAAATATAACCAAAGAGAAAAGCTTCTATCAAAATCATCCTTCATCTGAACATTTTATTCCACTATATATAATCTATGGAAGTGCTTATAATAAAAAAGGTATCTCTTTTAATAGTGAATTTATGTACTCTAATATCTCAATGGAGTCTTTTGCCTTTGATAAAGGAAACTAA
- the purM gene encoding phosphoribosylformylglycinamidine cyclo-ligase: protein MSTVSYKDAGVDIDAGNQFVENIKPHVKSTLIPGVLGGIGSFAGAFELPTGYKKPVLLSGTDGVGTKLKLAIDSKKFDTVGIDLVAMCTNDLLCNFGEPLFFLDYYATAKLEVDAATDVVKGIAEGCIRSECALVGGETAEMPGMYKEGDFDLAGFCVGIAEKEELNRIEKIEEGDVLIALPSSGVHSNGFSLVRKLLLEKLGMTLEDEFDGKILKDVLLEPTRIYVKEFKANKDKINALAHITGGGITENLPRVLPDNLKAVVDRSKIQVLPIFDYMGQFVEQEEMYRTFNMGVGMVLVVNPSNVDSVLENTDGYVIGEIKAGEKEVEYI from the coding sequence ATGTCAACAGTAAGTTACAAAGATGCTGGTGTAGATATTGATGCTGGTAACCAGTTTGTTGAAAATATTAAACCACATGTTAAATCTACTTTAATCCCAGGAGTACTTGGAGGAATTGGTTCATTTGCAGGAGCATTTGAATTACCAACAGGATATAAAAAACCAGTTTTATTATCAGGAACTGATGGGGTAGGTACAAAACTTAAACTAGCGATTGACTCAAAAAAATTTGATACAGTAGGAATTGACTTAGTTGCAATGTGTACAAATGACTTACTTTGTAATTTTGGAGAGCCATTATTTTTCCTAGATTACTATGCAACTGCAAAGTTAGAAGTTGATGCAGCAACTGATGTTGTAAAAGGTATTGCAGAAGGTTGTATTAGATCTGAATGTGCATTAGTAGGTGGTGAAACTGCTGAAATGCCTGGTATGTACAAAGAAGGTGATTTTGATTTAGCAGGTTTTTGTGTAGGTATTGCAGAAAAAGAAGAGTTAAACAGAATTGAAAAAATAGAAGAGGGTGATGTTTTAATCGCACTTCCTTCTTCAGGTGTTCACTCAAATGGATTCTCTCTTGTTAGAAAACTTCTTTTAGAAAAACTTGGAATGACTTTAGAAGATGAATTTGATGGTAAAATTTTAAAAGATGTTTTATTAGAACCAACAAGAATTTATGTTAAAGAATTCAAAGCTAATAAAGATAAAATCAATGCCTTAGCACATATTACAGGTGGTGGTATTACTGAAAACTTACCAAGAGTACTTCCAGACAACTTAAAAGCAGTTGTTGATAGAAGTAAAATCCAGGTATTACCAATATTTGATTATATGGGACAATTCGTAGAACAAGAAGAGATGTACAGAACATTTAACATGGGTGTTGGTATGGTTCTTGTTGTAAATCCTTCAAATGTAGATTCTGTATTAGAAAACACAGATGGTTATGTTATTGGGGAAATTAAAGCCGGAGAAAAAGAAGTAGAATATATTTAA
- a CDS encoding glucosaminidase domain-containing protein has protein sequence MKLLKNLFLACFIASLSLAETATKGFPQEYYKLRGKKAKTYFFNFLEKKIRVENIKILTERIFILSLKGKKNLNTDSKEYKKLKQLQKKYKVQDLYDYKKFLKRIDIIPPSLAIAQAATESAWGRSRFIREANNIFGHWTYNPKIGMVPRERDEDKRHLIRIFPTLESSIAIYMRNLNRTSAYEDFRTNRQKMRENNVYIDGYILSGDMTEYSAIGHNYVLILKSIIKRYKLADLDKKFYERTKFLLKGQK, from the coding sequence ATGAAATTATTAAAAAATCTATTTCTTGCCTGTTTTATTGCTAGTTTATCCCTGGCAGAAACAGCTACAAAAGGTTTTCCTCAAGAATATTATAAATTAAGAGGGAAAAAAGCAAAAACATATTTTTTTAATTTTTTAGAAAAGAAAATAAGAGTAGAAAATATAAAAATTCTAACTGAAAGGATTTTTATATTATCCTTAAAAGGCAAAAAAAACTTAAATACTGACTCAAAAGAGTATAAAAAACTTAAACAATTGCAAAAAAAATACAAAGTACAAGATCTTTATGATTATAAAAAATTCTTAAAAAGAATAGATATTATTCCCCCATCTTTAGCAATTGCACAAGCAGCAACAGAAAGTGCGTGGGGAAGAAGTAGATTTATAAGAGAAGCTAACAATATTTTTGGACATTGGACTTATAATCCTAAAATAGGTATGGTTCCAAGAGAAAGAGATGAAGACAAAAGACATCTTATACGTATTTTCCCTACACTTGAATCTTCTATTGCTATTTATATGAGAAACTTAAATAGGACTTCTGCATATGAAGACTTTAGAACAAATAGACAAAAGATGAGAGAAAACAATGTATATATTGATGGTTATATTTTAAGTGGAGATATGACTGAATATTCAGCAATTGGTCATAATTATGTATTAATTTTAAAATCTATTATTAAAAGATATAAACTTGCAGATTTAGATAAAAAATTCTATGAAAGAACAAAATTCTTATTAAAAGGACAAAAATGA
- a CDS encoding pyridoxal-phosphate-dependent aminotransferase family protein has product MLLTPGPTPVPEFVRKAMADVTIHHRTPEFEKIFQETRELLFELYKMDEVVMLASSGSGAMEACVTNLTKKKALTINSGKFGDRFGKICKAFDIEYTEIKNEWNTPVSIENVVDIIKNDKDIDSIFIQICESAGGLRHPVEEIAKAVKEINKDISIIADGITAIGVEKIDTINLDAVITGSQKALMLPPGLAVIGLSNSAVAKIEENARGFYFNLATEIKKQKTNTTAWTAATTLIIGLKEILSYIKENGGFEKLYSDTSKRANATREALKAIGCEIYPKTPANAMTTVYTENAPEIRKILKTKYNVNIAGGQDHIKKLIYRINHMGLVEDFEATWVVNAIELTMDELKIRPFDGTASKVFSEVMFKGN; this is encoded by the coding sequence ATGTTATTAACACCAGGACCAACTCCTGTACCGGAATTTGTTAGAAAAGCAATGGCTGATGTTACAATACATCATAGAACACCAGAATTTGAAAAGATTTTTCAAGAAACAAGAGAATTACTTTTTGAATTGTATAAAATGGATGAAGTTGTTATGCTTGCTTCAAGTGGCTCAGGTGCAATGGAAGCTTGTGTTACTAATTTAACAAAGAAAAAAGCATTAACTATTAATTCAGGTAAGTTTGGTGATAGATTTGGAAAAATTTGTAAAGCTTTTGATATAGAATATACTGAAATAAAAAATGAATGGAATACTCCTGTAAGTATTGAAAATGTAGTAGATATAATAAAAAATGATAAAGATATTGATTCAATATTTATTCAGATTTGTGAAAGTGCAGGAGGATTAAGACATCCTGTAGAAGAGATTGCAAAAGCAGTTAAAGAAATCAATAAAGACATTTCAATAATAGCAGATGGTATCACTGCAATAGGTGTAGAAAAAATTGATACAATAAATCTAGATGCAGTAATAACTGGAAGTCAAAAAGCTTTAATGCTTCCTCCAGGTTTAGCAGTAATAGGATTATCAAACTCTGCTGTTGCAAAGATTGAAGAAAATGCTAGAGGTTTCTATTTTAACTTAGCAACAGAAATAAAAAAACAAAAAACAAATACAACAGCTTGGACAGCAGCAACTACTTTAATTATTGGATTAAAAGAGATACTATCGTATATTAAAGAAAATGGTGGTTTCGAAAAACTTTATTCTGATACTTCAAAAAGAGCAAATGCTACTAGAGAAGCTTTAAAAGCTATTGGATGTGAAATCTATCCTAAAACACCTGCAAATGCAATGACAACAGTTTACACAGAAAATGCACCAGAAATTAGAAAAATATTAAAAACAAAATATAATGTAAATATTGCTGGGGGACAAGACCATATTAAGAAATTGATTTATAGAATAAATCATATGGGATTAGTAGAAGATTTTGAAGCAACTTGGGTAGTAAATGCAATAGAGCTTACAATGGATGAATTAAAAATAAGACCTTTTGATGGAACAGCTTCAAAAGTATTCTCTGAAGTAATGTTTAAAGGAAATTAA
- a CDS encoding spermine/spermidine synthase domain-containing protein → MKNNQAFNEMMVHTPICTHKEPENVLIIGSINDDFKKEVEKHNLKNVEYGDTSVLTSKNEKNIDVMIFTDIEFDEMLLANIDRVLKDDGVIALSTKSFSKNDDKLKTDLQLVGNSFWIAMPYKFGHETAILASKKYHPTADIILQRSDLLVDLDYYSTEIHHASFVFPAAQYRALTGIAKR, encoded by the coding sequence ATGAAGAATAATCAAGCCTTTAATGAAATGATGGTACATACTCCTATTTGTACGCATAAAGAACCAGAAAATGTTTTAATTATTGGTTCAATTAATGACGATTTCAAAAAAGAAGTTGAAAAACATAATCTTAAAAATGTTGAATATGGTGACACTTCAGTTTTAACTTCAAAAAATGAAAAAAACATTGATGTAATGATTTTCACAGATATTGAGTTTGATGAAATGTTATTAGCGAATATTGATAGAGTTTTAAAAGATGATGGAGTAATAGCCCTTTCAACAAAAAGTTTTAGTAAAAATGATGATAAACTAAAAACAGATTTACAATTAGTTGGTAATAGTTTTTGGATTGCAATGCCATATAAATTTGGACATGAGACTGCAATTTTAGCTTCTAAAAAGTATCACCCAACAGCAGATATTATTTTACAAAGATCTGATTTACTAGTTGACTTAGATTACTATTCAACTGAAATTCACCACGCATCTTTTGTATTCCCAGCAGCTCAATATAGAGCCTTAACTGGAATCGCAAAAAGATAA
- the coaE gene encoding dephospho-CoA kinase (Dephospho-CoA kinase (CoaE) performs the final step in coenzyme A biosynthesis.), protein MSNDLFKNAIALTGGISTGKSTVCNLFKLHGFLIIDADEISHRLLDENSAKIAEMFGSQYVKDGKVLRKELGKIIFTNEENKQRLENLLHPLIKDDIVKKSRLFESQNKPYFIDIPLFFEKMHYPIPKSLVVYTPKDLQIKRLMKRDNIDEKEALVKISNQWDIEKKKELADMIIDNSKDLKNLQDEVERIIGEII, encoded by the coding sequence ATGAGTAATGATTTATTTAAAAATGCAATCGCCTTAACAGGTGGAATATCTACAGGTAAAAGTACAGTTTGTAACCTTTTTAAACTTCATGGTTTTTTAATTATTGATGCAGATGAGATTTCTCATAGACTGCTTGACGAGAACTCTGCAAAGATTGCAGAAATGTTTGGTAGCCAATATGTAAAAGATGGTAAAGTTTTAAGAAAAGAGCTTGGGAAAATCATTTTTACAAATGAAGAAAATAAACAAAGATTAGAAAATCTTCTTCATCCTCTTATCAAAGATGATATTGTAAAAAAGTCAAGACTTTTTGAAAGTCAAAATAAACCTTATTTTATTGATATTCCTCTATTTTTTGAAAAAATGCACTACCCTATTCCTAAGTCTTTAGTTGTTTATACTCCAAAAGATTTGCAAATTAAACGATTAATGAAAAGAGACAATATAGATGAAAAAGAAGCACTTGTAAAAATCTCAAATCAATGGGATATAGAAAAGAAAAAAGAGTTAGCTGATATGATAATTGATAACTCAAAAGATTTAAAAAATTTACAAGATGAAGTTGAAAGAATTATAGGAGAAATTATATGA
- a CDS encoding MarR family winged helix-turn-helix transcriptional regulator, whose product MIKESLKSYGKRTDKSMKTIVKLERLRLKIHNNTVNYLSEYNLTFNQFKVLEVLYHRGDLNTSSITKLTMSTPGNITVVIKNLKRDGLITSIKLPQDRRNSILTLTEEGKLLIEKVFPDHAKKLYNSLSVLNEQELGTLYNLLDKVYQAN is encoded by the coding sequence ATGATAAAAGAATCACTTAAAAGTTATGGGAAAAGAACTGATAAGTCAATGAAAACTATAGTAAAACTAGAGAGACTTAGACTTAAGATTCATAATAATACAGTAAATTATTTAAGTGAATACAATCTAACTTTTAATCAGTTTAAGGTGCTTGAAGTACTTTATCATCGTGGTGATTTAAATACCAGTTCAATTACAAAACTTACTATGAGTACACCTGGAAATATTACAGTAGTAATAAAAAATCTAAAAAGAGATGGACTAATTACCTCAATTAAACTTCCTCAAGATAGAAGAAATTCTATTCTTACATTAACAGAAGAAGGTAAGCTTTTAATTGAAAAAGTATTTCCAGACCATGCAAAAAAGTTATATAATTCATTATCAGTTTTAAATGAGCAAGAACTTGGTACTTTATATAATCTTTTAGATAAGGTTTATCAAGCAAACTAA
- a CDS encoding sensor histidine kinase, whose amino-acid sequence MFIKNEQDLLKFIKYSPVVIILMMTLLINIYIYIQNEQNFKKDLDIYKKNYIESNKKLIMFQVEKVYKDIQRKRANLELELEKEIKARVQEALSIIKNLHKKYSHLPKEELINIIKETLRDIRFNENRGYFYLAEPNGKILLHPASPNYENKNISKEKNEDGIYFYTNVINHFKTNDKYIGYIKAIKPNAGKKKYDKFTYLEIYKPLNIIVGTGEYKDSFTKKIQDYIIKEHIQNVRYGKNGYIFIFDYDGYQLAHVKKEYIGKQRINLVDSSGFMITKEIIKQAKKGSGFISYIGSIMPETKKPAFKTTYIKGVEDWQWAIGSGFYNLDLLKYLEVKKEELRKMNNESLINTLTFSLILTTILISLAFYISNILKNFFNIYHTKINNQIKANRKKDMLLYQQSKMASMGEMLGNIAHQWRQPLSSISTIASGSKIQKELNILKEEEFIKGMDTIVSTTKHLSQTIDDFREFFNPDKTVKQVNTQDIYDKAIQLVSARLSTKEITLKSQVDKVTITTFENELLQALINILNNAIDAFENKTQKDKLISFLIKYEKQCKIPNCNMKECEQGKEGYLSILIQDNAGGIEEQNLNKIFDVYFTTKHKSQGTGIGLYMTYEIINKHLKGFISVENKKITYNNKEFLGAKFTIYLPIRN is encoded by the coding sequence TTGTTTATAAAAAATGAACAAGACCTTTTAAAATTTATAAAATACTCTCCTGTAGTAATAATTCTTATGATGACACTTTTAATAAATATTTATATATATATTCAAAATGAACAAAACTTTAAAAAAGACTTAGATATATATAAAAAAAACTATATAGAATCTAATAAGAAACTTATTATGTTCCAAGTTGAAAAAGTTTATAAAGACATTCAAAGAAAAAGAGCAAATCTAGAACTTGAACTTGAAAAAGAAATAAAAGCTAGAGTCCAAGAAGCATTGAGTATTATAAAAAATCTACATAAAAAATATTCACACTTACCAAAAGAAGAGTTAATTAATATTATAAAAGAGACCCTTAGAGATATAAGATTTAATGAAAATAGAGGCTATTTTTACCTTGCAGAGCCAAATGGAAAGATTTTACTTCATCCTGCAAGTCCTAATTATGAAAATAAAAATATTTCAAAGGAAAAAAATGAAGATGGAATTTACTTTTATACAAATGTTATAAATCATTTTAAAACAAATGATAAATATATAGGATATATCAAAGCAATTAAACCAAATGCAGGTAAAAAGAAATATGATAAGTTCACCTACCTAGAAATATATAAACCTTTAAATATTATTGTAGGAACAGGAGAATATAAGGACTCTTTTACAAAAAAAATACAAGACTATATAATAAAAGAACATATTCAAAATGTTAGATATGGTAAAAATGGGTATATTTTTATTTTTGACTATGATGGTTACCAATTAGCTCATGTAAAAAAAGAGTATATAGGGAAACAACGAATTAACTTAGTTGACTCAAGTGGTTTTATGATTACAAAAGAGATTATTAAACAAGCTAAGAAAGGTTCTGGTTTTATAAGTTATATAGGTTCAATTATGCCAGAAACTAAAAAGCCTGCTTTTAAAACAACCTATATAAAAGGTGTTGAAGATTGGCAATGGGCTATTGGTTCTGGTTTTTACAATCTGGATTTATTAAAATATCTAGAAGTAAAGAAAGAAGAATTAAGAAAAATGAATAATGAATCTTTAATAAACACTCTTACTTTTAGTTTAATTCTTACTACAATTTTAATTTCCCTTGCCTTTTATATATCTAACATTTTAAAGAATTTTTTTAATATTTATCATACAAAAATAAATAATCAGATAAAAGCAAATAGAAAAAAAGATATGCTCTTATATCAACAATCAAAAATGGCTTCAATGGGAGAGATGCTTGGAAATATTGCCCATCAATGGAGACAACCTTTATCTTCAATTTCTACTATTGCTTCAGGGTCTAAAATCCAAAAAGAACTAAATATTTTAAAAGAAGAAGAGTTTATCAAAGGAATGGATACTATTGTAAGTACTACTAAACATTTATCTCAAACAATAGATGATTTTAGAGAGTTTTTTAACCCAGATAAAACAGTAAAACAAGTGAATACGCAAGATATTTATGATAAAGCTATTCAACTAGTATCTGCTAGACTATCAACAAAAGAGATAACACTTAAATCTCAAGTTGACAAAGTTACAATTACAACTTTTGAAAATGAACTTTTACAAGCTCTTATTAATATATTAAACAATGCTATTGATGCCTTTGAAAATAAAACTCAAAAAGATAAACTTATCAGTTTTTTAATAAAATATGAAAAACAATGTAAAATTCCAAATTGTAATATGAAAGAGTGCGAACAAGGGAAAGAAGGATATTTAAGTATACTTATTCAAGATAATGCAGGTGGAATAGAAGAACAAAATCTTAATAAAATATTTGATGTCTACTTTACAACAAAACATAAGTCACAAGGAACAGGTATTGGACTTTATATGACATATGAAATTATTAATAAACACCTAAAAGGATTTATTTCTGTAGAGAACAAAAAAATAACTTATAATAATAAAGAATTTTTAGGGGCAAAATTTACAATTTATTTACCAATAAGAAATTAA
- a CDS encoding YceI family protein, translating to MTKLMKAGLVSILATSALYAGTYNLDKSHSNVGFKVKHMMISNVTGSFNDFTGSFEYDEKTKTLKSLNGTVKVASIDTANKKRDDHLKESDFFAVNKYPEITFKLDKVEGDKAHGKLTMRGVTKDITLDLENNGSIKDPWGNTRVGLVLTGKIDRFDYGIKYNTVLEAGGLAVGKEVKLIVELEGILAK from the coding sequence ATGACAAAGTTAATGAAAGCAGGTTTAGTTTCAATTTTAGCAACAAGTGCACTATATGCAGGTACATATAATTTAGATAAGAGCCATTCAAATGTTGGTTTTAAAGTAAAACATATGATGATTTCAAATGTAACGGGAAGTTTTAATGACTTTACTGGTTCTTTTGAATATGATGAAAAAACAAAAACACTAAAATCACTAAATGGTACTGTAAAAGTAGCCTCAATTGATACTGCAAATAAAAAAAGAGATGATCACTTAAAAGAATCTGATTTCTTCGCAGTTAATAAATATCCAGAAATTACATTTAAATTAGATAAAGTAGAAGGGGATAAAGCCCATGGTAAACTAACTATGAGAGGTGTTACAAAAGATATTACTTTAGACTTAGAAAATAATGGTTCGATAAAAGATCCTTGGGGAAATACTAGAGTTGGGCTTGTATTAACTGGAAAAATTGATAGATTTGATTATGGAATAAAATATAATACAGTATTAGAAGCAGGTGGTCTAGCAGTAGGGAAAGAAGTAAAACTAATTGTAGAACTAGAAGGTATCTTAGCTAAGTAA
- a CDS encoding pirin family protein, with translation MIKKITKESMGKSNLGWLESRFHFSFAEYRNPNNINFGVLRVLNDDIIHPKSGFNTHPHQNMEIITYIIEGEITHKDSMNNSETLKRGEVQYLSAGDGIFHSEYNLHKSKDLRVLQIWIIPPKKGLPSLYGSYKYKEKQRKNTLLNIVSSLEGEAPIKIHQDVNLYVSELEKGKTLDFKVIKNRQIYFVQIEGTSLINGNEINGGDAMEITKEKDLTIEATTDSHFLFIEMKET, from the coding sequence ATGATCAAAAAAATTACAAAAGAAAGTATGGGGAAATCAAATTTAGGTTGGCTAGAAAGTAGATTTCATTTCTCTTTTGCAGAATATAGAAATCCAAATAATATCAACTTTGGTGTTTTAAGAGTTTTAAATGATGATATTATTCATCCCAAAAGTGGTTTCAATACTCATCCACATCAAAATATGGAGATAATTACATATATTATTGAAGGTGAGATTACACATAAAGATTCAATGAATAATTCCGAAACTCTAAAAAGAGGAGAAGTGCAATATTTAAGTGCAGGTGATGGAATTTTTCATAGTGAATATAATCTACATAAAAGTAAAGACTTACGAGTTCTTCAAATTTGGATTATACCTCCTAAAAAAGGCTTACCTTCCCTTTATGGTTCCTATAAATATAAAGAAAAACAAAGAAAAAACACTTTGCTAAATATAGTTTCTTCCCTCGAAGGTGAAGCTCCTATAAAAATTCATCAAGATGTAAATTTATATGTAAGTGAATTAGAAAAAGGAAAGACTTTGGACTTTAAAGTAATTAAAAATAGACAAATATATTTTGTACAGATTGAAGGGACTTCATTAATAAATGGTAATGAGATAAATGGAGGTGATGCAATGGAAATTACTAAAGAAAAAGATTTAACTATTGAAGCAACTACAGACTCTCACTTCTTATTTATTGAAATGAAAGAAACATAA